In a genomic window of Leptospira hartskeerlii:
- a CDS encoding sulfurtransferase, producing MKNTLINSSLLAIALGLLGNCGEGSSDSSALALAAIGGGTSSVKVASASDLAIESADDYNANQYGLITASTLRTWVTDWANNKPSGITGNLVIFQANKVGADANKSLILPTTGVKVFVSVSGNNTALYSWKTFRETRYNGLISIPGSTATTGGNGIISGASIDEWFQTYGLDPTKDLIVFASGNGDNYGAIGHQHYALRYWGIAHEHLAILNGTIKGQFPETELGNDTDESVPPLNGTFSVRQLKNIDNRILTLSIEDTIEVAKNNGHHSVKGLSSNVLISDNRTANNNNDISVYTSTAGWQEYNGGENTTGTTKSAGGAVAFEGHLKGAVFVPHYNVIDRTSLDNGYAYSTSAAGTFNTLKFKSKADVKDIWDTYGTTGGPNSGAPAYEEGQTILQYCRTNTRTQTSGISTQLILGRPSVFLEDGWSIFGFLAGNFPAANFNDDVTAGASSYPSVPVKFAADVQGAIESGARGSGDGPHYNTGVKKSTVDYFQINSSATTTKQAFVEDWNYKNQ from the coding sequence ATGAAAAATACGCTCATTAATTCGAGCCTCCTGGCAATTGCGCTGGGATTACTCGGGAATTGTGGAGAGGGATCTTCCGACAGTTCTGCACTCGCGTTAGCTGCAATTGGAGGAGGAACTTCCAGTGTAAAGGTGGCAAGCGCTTCCGATCTTGCGATCGAATCTGCGGATGATTATAACGCGAACCAATACGGCCTGATCACTGCATCTACTTTGAGAACTTGGGTGACCGATTGGGCAAACAATAAGCCTTCAGGTATTACCGGCAACTTAGTGATCTTCCAAGCAAACAAAGTGGGAGCGGATGCGAATAAAAGTTTGATCCTTCCTACTACTGGAGTAAAAGTTTTTGTTTCCGTTTCAGGAAACAATACTGCGCTTTATTCTTGGAAAACTTTTAGAGAGACCAGATACAACGGTTTGATCTCTATTCCAGGCAGCACTGCAACCACAGGTGGAAATGGAATTATAAGTGGCGCTAGCATTGACGAATGGTTCCAAACTTACGGCTTGGATCCAACTAAGGACCTGATCGTATTTGCAAGCGGTAACGGAGACAATTATGGAGCAATCGGCCACCAACATTACGCATTAAGATATTGGGGTATAGCTCACGAGCATCTTGCTATCCTGAATGGAACTATCAAGGGTCAATTCCCGGAAACGGAATTGGGTAATGATACGGACGAATCTGTTCCACCTTTGAACGGAACTTTCTCAGTCAGACAACTGAAGAATATAGATAACAGGATCCTAACATTAAGTATCGAAGATACGATTGAAGTCGCTAAGAACAACGGACATCATAGTGTAAAAGGACTTTCTTCGAATGTTTTAATCTCGGACAATAGAACCGCGAACAATAACAACGATATCAGTGTATATACTTCCACTGCCGGATGGCAGGAGTATAACGGAGGAGAGAACACTACCGGGACAACAAAATCTGCAGGTGGAGCTGTTGCGTTCGAAGGTCACTTGAAAGGTGCAGTATTTGTTCCTCACTACAACGTGATCGATCGTACTTCTTTGGACAATGGTTATGCTTATTCCACTTCTGCAGCAGGGACTTTCAATACTTTGAAGTTTAAATCCAAAGCGGACGTTAAAGATATCTGGGACACTTACGGGACTACAGGCGGACCTAACTCAGGTGCACCCGCATACGAAGAAGGCCAAACGATTCTTCAATACTGCAGAACTAATACCAGAACTCAGACCAGCGGTATTTCTACTCAGCTGATCTTAGGACGTCCTTCTGTGTTCTTAGAAGATGGATGGAGTATTTTCGGATTCTTAGCTGGAAACTTCCCTGCTGCGAATTTTAACGACGATGTAACTGCGGGAGCTTCTTCCTATCCTTCCGTTCCGGTTAAATTTGCAGCGGATGTCCAAGGTGCGATCGAGTCAGGCGCAAGAGGATCCGGAGATGGACCACACTATAATACAGGTGTGAAAAAATCCACAGTGGATTATTTCCAAATCAACTCTTCAGCTACTACGACCAAACAAGCATTCGTGGAAGACTGGAATTACAAAAACCAATAA